The Formosa sp. Hel1_33_131 genome window below encodes:
- a CDS encoding M28 family peptidase, whose product MKQLLLSLSICVISTLSAQTELDLINSVSLDSLSQTVQEFTGEIATNVGGNSVTILNRGQANNDLAGDFLVDKFNAMDNLTVNDQAFNTNGRNIIATQLGKTNPNDIYIICAHYDSVADYCADDNASGTATVLEIARILSTQCMDNTIIYALWDEEEIGLRGASFYATQANTNGDNILGVLNIDMMGYDGDNDDDFDIDVRPIANSLAMKDDLVGLLATYGFNLNVNVVNPGTPASDHARFWDQGFSAVLVGESWENNDQTPHYHSSGDRYSTLDLPYFHEIAKLIMSYMVTKGSLVSVDNSLTMSSTTLTSNMGNASYRWFDCSTNLPLTSEVSQSFSPTASGSYAVEVTVGSCTELSSCVDFTSLDADTFKLNMIKIYSNPTSSILHIEHSLNDDLAFELFSIEGKKVLETILTEKRTKVNMSQFTLGAYFVRITQDKKVFSQKIVIGK is encoded by the coding sequence ATGAAGCAGTTACTTTTAAGTCTTAGTATTTGTGTGATCAGTACGCTGTCTGCACAAACAGAATTAGACCTCATTAATTCCGTTAGTTTAGATTCTCTTAGCCAAACGGTTCAGGAATTTACGGGTGAAATCGCAACGAATGTTGGGGGTAATAGTGTTACGATATTGAATAGAGGGCAAGCCAATAATGACCTTGCGGGTGATTTTTTGGTTGACAAATTCAATGCGATGGACAATCTCACTGTAAATGATCAGGCTTTTAATACCAACGGACGTAATATCATTGCGACGCAGTTAGGGAAAACCAATCCAAATGATATTTACATTATCTGTGCACATTACGATTCGGTGGCAGACTATTGTGCCGATGACAATGCTTCTGGAACGGCAACCGTCTTAGAAATTGCACGTATTTTATCGACTCAATGTATGGACAATACGATCATTTATGCCTTGTGGGATGAAGAAGAAATAGGACTTAGAGGAGCTAGTTTTTATGCCACGCAAGCAAATACCAATGGAGATAACATATTGGGTGTTTTAAACATTGATATGATGGGGTATGATGGTGATAACGACGATGATTTTGATATTGATGTGCGTCCTATTGCAAATTCTCTAGCAATGAAAGATGACTTGGTAGGTTTGTTAGCCACCTATGGTTTTAATTTAAACGTTAATGTGGTGAACCCTGGAACGCCAGCTAGTGATCATGCACGTTTTTGGGATCAAGGATTTTCTGCGGTGCTGGTTGGGGAGTCTTGGGAAAATAACGATCAAACGCCTCACTACCATTCTTCTGGCGATCGATATAGTACGTTGGATTTGCCCTATTTTCACGAGATTGCAAAACTGATTATGTCTTATATGGTCACCAAAGGGAGTTTGGTGTCTGTTGACAATTCACTCACGATGAGTTCTACGACTTTAACCTCAAATATGGGCAATGCCAGTTATCGATGGTTTGATTGTAGCACGAATCTTCCACTAACTTCCGAGGTGAGTCAATCCTTTTCGCCTACTGCAAGTGGTAGTTACGCTGTTGAAGTGACTGTAGGGTCTTGTACGGAATTAAGTTCTTGTGTTGATTTCACATCCTTAGATGCGGATACTTTCAAATTAAATATGATTAAAATCTATTCAAATCCTACTTCGTCAATACTCCATATTGAACATTCTTTGAATGACGATTTGGCGTTTGAGTTATTCTCGATAGAAGGCAAAAAAGTACTCGAAACAATTTTAACAGAAAAACGCACAAAAGTGAATATGAGTCAATTTACCCTAGGGGCGTATTTTGTACGTATTACTCAAGACAAAAAAGTGTTCTCACAAAAAATAGTGATTGGTAAGTAG
- a CDS encoding cbb3-type cytochrome c oxidase subunit II, with translation MLNFHKDHRNLVIVAFSVFAILSIGVAIIPAYQMETYEPIPGQKKLSISERNGLHIYIAEGCVACHTQQVRNIEMDKTWGERPSLASDYYYSKQRMDFWRQSPSLLGSERTGPDLTDIGNRQPSDQWHLLHLYNPRLVVEASIMPRYSWLFTKIDTTNVQQEDVTLPRGITKMMGSDIIVAKKNALDLVSYLKSLQQYSFESATPSSFIPALPKEENGNASSVPSKKSSGGADLYQKNCAACHQGTGRGVKGAFPPLTGSLIVNDKNPETLIKIILMGYDARQQYGVMPPFADKLSDEDIKAIADHERSSWGNSAPEVPLETITRLRDSILKL, from the coding sequence ATGTTAAATTTCCATAAAGACCATAGAAATCTTGTCATAGTTGCCTTCAGCGTTTTTGCAATATTAAGTATCGGCGTTGCTATTATTCCTGCCTACCAAATGGAGACCTATGAACCGATACCAGGACAAAAAAAACTTAGTATTTCCGAAAGGAATGGCCTCCATATTTATATCGCTGAAGGTTGTGTCGCCTGTCACACCCAACAAGTTAGAAATATTGAGATGGATAAAACTTGGGGAGAAAGACCTTCATTAGCTTCTGATTACTACTATAGTAAACAGCGCATGGATTTCTGGAGGCAATCCCCTTCTCTATTAGGAAGTGAACGTACAGGGCCAGACCTTACGGATATTGGAAATCGACAACCTAGCGACCAGTGGCATTTACTGCATTTGTATAATCCTCGGTTGGTTGTAGAAGCTTCTATAATGCCCCGATATTCTTGGTTATTCACAAAAATAGACACTACCAATGTTCAACAGGAGGATGTGACTTTACCGCGTGGAATTACAAAAATGATGGGTAGTGACATTATAGTGGCAAAAAAAAATGCACTAGACCTTGTCTCCTATTTAAAAAGTTTACAACAATATTCGTTTGAGAGTGCGACACCTTCAAGTTTTATACCTGCACTTCCCAAAGAGGAAAATGGCAATGCTAGTAGCGTTCCATCAAAAAAGTCCTCTGGCGGAGCAGATCTATATCAAAAAAATTGTGCTGCTTGCCACCAAGGGACAGGGCGCGGCGTAAAAGGCGCTTTCCCTCCACTAACGGGCAGTTTGATTGTCAACGATAAAAATCCAGAAACACTCATCAAAATTATATTAATGGGCTACGATGCTCGCCAGCAGTACGGCGTTATGCCCCCTTTTGCTGACAAACTTTCTGATGAAGACATCAAAGCGATTGCAGATCATGAGCGATCAAGCTGGGGAAATAGTGCACCAGAAGTTCCGTTAGAAACCATTACAAGACTAAGAGATTCAATTTTAAAACTATAA
- a CDS encoding group III truncated hemoglobin has protein sequence MNDIINRKDIELMVDTFYGEVRKDNLLGPIFNGVIKDNWTKHLDTMYRFWQTVLLHEIAYKGSPFVPHRKLPIEAQHFERWVFHFNNSMDKNFEGKLAEEAKWRASKMAEMFMYKLSRHSF, from the coding sequence ATGAACGATATTATTAACAGAAAAGACATAGAATTAATGGTAGACACCTTCTACGGAGAAGTACGAAAAGATAACCTTTTAGGCCCCATTTTCAATGGCGTCATTAAAGATAATTGGACGAAACACTTAGACACCATGTACCGTTTTTGGCAAACTGTTCTTTTACACGAAATCGCTTACAAGGGATCTCCATTTGTGCCGCACAGAAAACTACCCATAGAAGCACAGCATTTTGAGCGTTGGGTATTTCACTTCAACAATTCAATGGATAAAAATTTTGAAGGCAAGCTTGCTGAGGAAGCAAAATGGAGAGCTTCTAAAATGGCCGAAATGTTCATGTATAAATTGAGTCGTCACAGTTTTTAA
- a CDS encoding tryptophan 2,3-dioxygenase family protein, protein MDNTKIYQSLEDKYTNLGENSSTYLKGILHTKETDYWSYIQLDTLLSLQNPKTHFEDEEVFIIYHQLTELMLKLVLNEIKKLTENNEVDEELFISKLQRINRYTQMLINSFAIMRHGMDYDDYNTFRSALAPASGFQSAQFRYIELRSTSLENLIPQKNKITKESRIEDLMELQYWKAAGTNPRTGNKTLTLRQFEEKYGAKLLQLAKDFRNKTLKDRFESIKSPSEELINLMRTFDYLYNIKWPIVHLETASYYLDSKGERKEATGGSEWKKYLHPKNQRRIFFPSVWSTDELKNWGDPCFFRDEDFKGH, encoded by the coding sequence ATGGATAACACAAAAATTTATCAATCACTAGAAGACAAATACACAAATCTAGGAGAGAATTCTTCTACGTATTTAAAAGGGATTCTGCACACCAAGGAAACAGACTACTGGAGTTATATCCAGCTGGATACGCTTCTATCGTTGCAAAATCCTAAAACACATTTTGAAGATGAAGAAGTCTTCATCATCTATCATCAACTAACGGAACTTATGTTAAAACTCGTACTCAATGAGATAAAAAAGTTGACAGAAAACAATGAGGTTGATGAAGAACTCTTTATTTCAAAATTACAGAGAATCAACCGTTACACACAAATGCTCATCAATTCGTTTGCTATAATGCGACATGGTATGGACTATGATGATTATAACACTTTTAGAAGTGCTCTCGCTCCTGCCAGTGGTTTTCAAAGTGCTCAATTTAGATACATTGAACTGCGTAGTACCTCTCTAGAAAATTTAATTCCACAGAAAAATAAGATTACCAAAGAAAGTCGTATTGAAGACTTAATGGAACTGCAATACTGGAAAGCAGCAGGCACCAACCCTAGGACTGGAAATAAAACGCTCACCCTTCGTCAGTTCGAAGAAAAGTATGGCGCTAAACTTTTACAACTCGCTAAGGATTTCAGAAATAAAACACTCAAGGATCGGTTTGAAAGTATCAAATCCCCATCAGAAGAACTCATTAATCTAATGCGAACTTTTGATTATTTATATAATATAAAATGGCCTATCGTTCATTTGGAAACCGCTTCTTATTATCTAGATTCCAAAGGAGAAAGGAAAGAAGCCACAGGGGGTTCAGAATGGAAAAAATACTTACACCCTAAAAATCAACGTCGCATCTTCTTTCCATCGGTCTGGTCAACAGATGAATTAAAAAATTGGGGAGACCCATGTTTCTTTCGTGATGAAGATTTTAAAGGGCACTAA
- a CDS encoding metal-sulfur cluster assembly factor, with product MENLEKENQIIDQLKMVYDPEIPVNVYDLGLIYDCKILAEDRVEILMTLTSPSCAMAGMIVDEVRERVSELDFIKKTTVELTWDPPWDKILMSDEALLLLGFM from the coding sequence ATGGAAAACTTAGAAAAAGAAAATCAAATCATCGATCAACTAAAAATGGTATATGACCCCGAAATCCCAGTCAACGTCTATGACTTAGGTCTTATTTATGATTGCAAAATTTTAGCAGAAGATCGCGTTGAAATTTTGATGACACTCACCTCACCTTCTTGTGCCATGGCAGGAATGATTGTGGACGAAGTAAGAGAGCGTGTCTCAGAACTTGATTTTATAAAAAAAACGACTGTGGAACTCACTTGGGACCCCCCTTGGGATAAAATACTAATGAGTGACGAAGCATTACTCTTACTCGGATTTATGTAA
- a CDS encoding NAD(P)/FAD-dependent oxidoreductase, with product MQKKVTIIGGGIIGLSTAYFLQKEGCEVTIIDRSNMDSGASYTNAGYICPSHFIPLAAPGVVRSGLRWMLDASSPLYIKPSLNSDFLKWVWAFNKSATSSHVQKNAIHLRDFTVFSQELFQSIKKEEQFSFQYDKKGLLMLCQTERQLEKELEILTLAKSLNVHAKEISKDELKILEPSIEINGVGGVYFKNDHHTTPSVFMQQLKAHLKSKGVRMFTNETVVDFKMKQGNIDSVVTDKQTLHSDEFVMASGSWSADLCKKLGLKLLLQAGKGYSMNTQLSTGISIPTILAEAKIAVTPMDGFTRFAGTMEIAGINQTINRKRVEVIAKAATHYYPSIQLSVQEIEAATCGLRPLSPDGLPYLGKPQSCENMTIATGHAMLGWTLGPGTGKLVSELILNKKTSLELSPYHPNRRF from the coding sequence ATGCAAAAAAAAGTCACAATTATTGGAGGAGGCATCATAGGGTTGAGTACGGCGTATTTTCTTCAAAAGGAAGGCTGTGAGGTTACCATTATCGATCGCTCTAATATGGATAGCGGTGCTTCTTATACCAATGCGGGTTATATATGCCCAAGTCATTTTATTCCTTTAGCAGCTCCAGGCGTTGTGCGCAGTGGACTGCGTTGGATGTTGGATGCTTCCAGTCCCTTATATATAAAACCAAGTTTGAACAGTGATTTTTTAAAATGGGTGTGGGCTTTCAATAAATCGGCGACTTCAAGTCACGTCCAAAAAAATGCCATTCACCTTCGAGATTTTACAGTGTTCAGCCAAGAATTATTTCAGAGTATCAAAAAAGAGGAACAATTTTCATTTCAGTACGATAAAAAAGGACTGTTGATGTTGTGTCAAACGGAGCGGCAATTGGAAAAAGAATTGGAGATTCTCACCCTAGCAAAGAGTCTCAACGTTCACGCGAAGGAAATTTCCAAAGACGAACTTAAAATTCTAGAACCATCTATTGAGATTAACGGCGTTGGAGGGGTTTATTTTAAAAATGATCATCATACCACACCGAGTGTTTTTATGCAGCAACTGAAAGCTCATTTAAAGTCCAAAGGCGTCCGTATGTTTACCAATGAAACGGTTGTTGATTTTAAGATGAAACAGGGTAATATAGACAGTGTAGTCACGGACAAACAAACACTTCATTCCGATGAATTTGTGATGGCTTCGGGCTCTTGGTCGGCAGATTTATGTAAGAAATTAGGTTTAAAATTACTGCTTCAAGCAGGGAAGGGGTATAGCATGAATACGCAACTTTCAACCGGAATTAGCATCCCTACTATTTTAGCGGAAGCGAAGATTGCCGTGACGCCTATGGATGGTTTTACACGTTTTGCAGGGACGATGGAAATCGCGGGCATCAATCAGACTATAAACAGAAAAAGGGTGGAAGTCATTGCGAAAGCTGCGACTCACTATTATCCATCCATTCAATTATCAGTCCAAGAAATTGAGGCGGCCACATGTGGACTTCGTCCGCTTTCTCCAGATGGATTGCCGTATTTAGGGAAGCCACAGTCTTGCGAGAATATGACTATTGCGACAGGGCACGCCATGTTGGGTTGGACCTTAGGTCCTGGTACGGGGAAATTAGTTTCGGAACTCATCCTCAATAAAAAAACATCCTTAGAGCTAAGTCCTTACCATCCTAACAGGAGATTTTAA
- the ric gene encoding iron-sulfur cluster repair di-iron protein, producing the protein MKITSKSIVGDIVADNYKTAEIFKKHNIDFCCGGQQTIEEACDKEHLSSADSETLLQSVNAFFEQNEREQHASDYRNWPLDELADHVETKHHGYVEAKIPVIKEYLDKIESAHGKKHPELSKINTIFKDATGQLVMHMKKEELILFPYIRKMAKAKRKNIQLATPTFETIKNPISKMDEEHDFEGEAFREIAALANNYNVPADGCNTYRVAFGMLKEFDEDLHLHIHKENNVLFQRAIALEEELLQA; encoded by the coding sequence ATGAAGATCACATCAAAAAGTATCGTCGGCGATATCGTTGCCGACAATTACAAAACAGCAGAAATTTTTAAAAAACACAACATTGATTTCTGTTGTGGCGGACAACAAACTATAGAGGAGGCTTGTGACAAAGAACACCTTTCTAGTGCCGATTCTGAAACACTCCTACAATCCGTGAATGCGTTTTTTGAACAAAACGAAAGGGAGCAACACGCCTCAGACTATCGGAATTGGCCTCTCGATGAGCTTGCAGATCACGTGGAGACAAAACACCACGGATACGTTGAAGCAAAAATTCCCGTAATAAAAGAATACTTAGACAAAATTGAATCTGCTCACGGAAAAAAACATCCAGAGCTCTCAAAAATCAATACAATATTCAAAGATGCTACTGGACAATTGGTCATGCATATGAAAAAAGAAGAACTCATATTATTTCCATACATTAGAAAAATGGCCAAGGCAAAACGGAAAAATATCCAATTAGCAACTCCTACTTTTGAAACAATAAAAAACCCCATTAGTAAAATGGATGAAGAACATGATTTTGAAGGGGAAGCCTTCAGAGAAATTGCAGCCTTAGCAAATAATTACAACGTACCAGCAGATGGCTGTAATACATACCGTGTTGCTTTTGGCATGCTTAAAGAATTTGATGAAGACCTTCACTTACACATCCATAAAGAGAACAATGTTTTGTTTCAAAGAGCGATTGCACTTGAAGAAGAATTACTACAAGCTTAA
- a CDS encoding hexameric tyrosine-coordinated heme protein: MKIDYLESLQCKTPAEGRLLAFTLARKTIAAIQTNPEVREKLRSQYSEDTAQLIASSQVVAIEFQTIAMANNYWKDEK; this comes from the coding sequence ATGAAAATAGACTATTTAGAAAGCTTACAATGTAAAACTCCTGCAGAAGGCAGGCTGCTCGCCTTTACCCTTGCTAGAAAAACAATCGCTGCAATTCAAACGAATCCTGAAGTTCGTGAAAAGCTCAGGTCTCAATATTCAGAAGATACCGCCCAATTAATAGCCTCCTCTCAAGTGGTCGCTATTGAATTTCAAACCATTGCCATGGCAAACAACTACTGGAAAGATGAAAAATAA
- a CDS encoding 4-hydroxyproline epimerase, whose product MSKAEFKCIDAHTCGNPVRVVTTGHPPLVGANMSEKRQHFLNEFDWIRKGLMFEPRGHDVMSGSFLYPPQDPSNDVAILFIETSGCLPMCGHGTIGSITVAIEAGLITPKIPGKVKMEAPAGLVDIEYSQVGTKVEWVKITNVKSYLAKEALSIEDPNLGLLAFDVAYGGNFYAIVDPQENFSGVQDFTASELIGISQKLRKQINLKFPNEFIHSENSTINGVSHLLWTGTPLNPNSSGRNAVFYGDKAIDRSPCGTGTSARMAQLYAKGQLRLGEKFIHESYIGSTFTGCIEAVTSVGDYKAIVPSIQGWARIYGYNTISIDSDDPYAHGFQVL is encoded by the coding sequence ATGAGCAAAGCTGAATTCAAATGTATTGATGCCCATACTTGTGGAAACCCCGTTCGGGTGGTGACCACAGGTCATCCTCCTTTGGTAGGCGCCAATATGAGTGAAAAACGTCAGCATTTTCTCAATGAATTTGACTGGATCCGAAAAGGCTTGATGTTTGAACCCAGAGGTCATGATGTTATGAGTGGTAGTTTTTTGTATCCACCACAGGACCCTTCCAACGATGTTGCAATCTTATTTATTGAAACTTCGGGATGTTTGCCAATGTGCGGTCATGGAACGATTGGTTCCATAACAGTCGCTATTGAAGCAGGACTCATCACTCCAAAAATTCCTGGGAAGGTAAAAATGGAAGCTCCCGCGGGACTCGTGGATATTGAGTACTCACAAGTAGGAACGAAAGTAGAGTGGGTAAAAATCACAAATGTTAAAAGTTATTTAGCAAAAGAGGCCTTGAGTATCGAAGATCCAAATTTAGGCCTTTTGGCTTTTGATGTGGCGTATGGGGGGAATTTTTATGCCATTGTGGACCCTCAAGAAAATTTTTCGGGCGTTCAAGATTTTACGGCTTCAGAACTGATTGGAATTTCTCAAAAATTACGAAAACAGATCAATTTAAAATTTCCAAATGAATTTATACACTCCGAGAACTCTACGATCAATGGGGTGTCTCATCTGCTTTGGACAGGAACGCCTTTGAACCCAAATTCATCGGGGCGCAATGCGGTATTTTATGGTGATAAAGCGATTGATAGAAGCCCTTGTGGGACTGGAACTTCTGCACGGATGGCGCAGCTGTATGCCAAAGGACAATTAAGATTGGGAGAAAAATTCATTCATGAAAGTTATATAGGAAGTACATTTACGGGCTGTATAGAGGCAGTCACTTCTGTTGGAGATTACAAGGCGATTGTGCCAAGTATTCAAGGTTGGGCACGGATTTATGGATATAATACGATTAGTATTGATTCCGACGATCCGTATGCACATGGATTTCAAGTTTTATAG
- a CDS encoding dipeptidase, with protein sequence MNSLQSYLNSNKDRFVQELFELLRIPSVSADSAFSKDVFKAADFVADSLKKAGCDTIEICQTKGFPIVYGEKLIDPKLPTILVYGHYDVQPADPIELWDAPAFEPIIKKTKLHPEGAIFARGACDDKGQMYMHVKALEFMTSTDQLPCNVKFMIEGEEEVGSENLAEFVKNNTTKLKNDVILISDTGMIAKDTPSITTGLRGLSYVEVEVTGPNRDLHSGIYGGAVANPINVLAKMIASLHDENNHITIPGFYDKVEDLSDEERAEMAKAPFSLEAYKDSLKINAVYGEKGYSTNERNSIRPTLDVNGIWGGYTGEGAKTVIASKAYAKISMRLVPNQDCEEITLLFKSHFESIAPEGVTVKVTPHHGGQGYVTPIDTIGYKAAAMAYKDTFGTAPIPQRGGGSIPIVALFEKELKSKTILMGFGLDSDAIHSPNEHFGLFNYFKGIETIPLFYKYFTELQS encoded by the coding sequence ATGAACTCACTACAATCTTATCTCAACTCAAATAAAGATCGCTTCGTTCAAGAGCTTTTCGAACTTCTTAGAATCCCATCGGTGAGTGCAGATTCTGCCTTCAGTAAAGATGTGTTTAAAGCAGCCGATTTTGTAGCTGACAGTCTAAAAAAAGCTGGTTGCGATACCATAGAAATTTGTCAAACCAAAGGATTTCCTATTGTTTATGGCGAAAAACTGATAGACCCTAAGCTTCCAACGATTTTGGTATATGGTCATTATGATGTGCAACCCGCAGATCCGATTGAATTATGGGATGCCCCCGCTTTTGAACCCATCATTAAAAAAACCAAACTCCATCCCGAAGGTGCCATTTTTGCACGGGGTGCGTGTGACGATAAAGGTCAAATGTATATGCACGTCAAAGCCCTTGAATTTATGACCTCAACAGATCAATTGCCGTGTAACGTTAAGTTTATGATTGAAGGCGAAGAAGAAGTTGGCAGTGAAAATCTAGCTGAGTTTGTTAAAAACAACACCACCAAACTAAAAAATGATGTCATCCTAATTTCGGACACCGGAATGATTGCGAAAGACACACCCTCCATCACAACAGGGCTGCGAGGCTTGAGCTATGTAGAAGTTGAAGTCACAGGTCCAAATAGAGACTTACACTCTGGGATTTACGGAGGAGCCGTCGCAAACCCAATCAATGTATTGGCAAAAATGATCGCCTCTTTACACGATGAAAACAATCATATTACCATTCCTGGTTTTTATGATAAAGTCGAAGATTTATCAGACGAAGAACGCGCAGAAATGGCAAAGGCACCGTTTTCATTAGAGGCCTATAAAGATTCTTTAAAAATCAATGCCGTCTATGGCGAAAAAGGCTATTCAACCAACGAACGCAACTCCATTCGTCCCACACTAGATGTGAATGGAATTTGGGGTGGCTATACCGGTGAAGGCGCCAAAACCGTTATTGCGAGCAAAGCTTATGCAAAAATATCAATGCGCTTAGTTCCTAATCAGGATTGTGAGGAAATTACACTGCTTTTTAAATCCCATTTTGAAAGCATTGCTCCAGAAGGGGTGACTGTAAAAGTAACTCCACATCATGGTGGTCAGGGCTATGTAACTCCTATCGATACGATTGGATACAAAGCCGCTGCGATGGCTTATAAAGACACTTTTGGCACTGCACCCATCCCACAACGTGGCGGGGGAAGTATTCCTATTGTGGCCTTATTTGAAAAAGAATTAAAGAGTAAAACCATTTTGATGGGATTTGGATTGGACAGTGATGCCATCCACTCCCCTAACGAACATTTTGGACTTTTCAATTACTTTAAAGGGATCGAAACAATTCCGCTGTTTTATAAATATTTTACCGAGCTTCAGTCATAA
- a CDS encoding 2Fe-2S iron-sulfur cluster-binding protein yields the protein MIVNVIDLDNKIHALKYKRLEYPSLMELITNSYYSEIGECKGKGLCGTCIVEVIKGFEKQPISTQEKHTLKVHNATTKNRLACQIILDHKTNGAVFKEII from the coding sequence ATGATCGTAAACGTTATAGATTTAGATAATAAAATACATGCTTTAAAATATAAACGATTGGAATATCCTAGTTTAATGGAACTGATAACCAACTCCTATTATTCAGAAATTGGTGAATGTAAAGGAAAAGGATTGTGCGGAACTTGTATTGTTGAAGTGATAAAAGGCTTTGAAAAACAGCCTATAAGCACACAAGAAAAGCACACCCTTAAGGTTCATAATGCAACCACAAAAAACAGATTGGCCTGTCAAATTATCCTAGATCATAAAACGAATGGCGCCGTCTTTAAAGAAATCATATAA
- a CDS encoding cytochrome C, with protein MINKRKVSVLLDNEKIPFGVFEPPVKLVLDTTKIPDGKHELKINAISSSGIQSVRIIPFEVRNGPEIAVVGLKDHEIIESNTAILINAYGSETSESFIIRGSETPKAIPSWVWACIIVFVSFAVFYFITHWNMNTYKSFF; from the coding sequence ATGATAAATAAAAGAAAAGTAAGTGTCCTTCTCGATAATGAGAAAATACCCTTTGGAGTGTTTGAACCTCCCGTAAAACTCGTGCTTGACACTACGAAAATACCAGATGGCAAGCACGAACTAAAAATCAACGCCATTTCGTCAAGTGGAATTCAAAGTGTAAGGATCATTCCTTTTGAAGTACGCAATGGTCCTGAAATAGCCGTCGTAGGACTGAAAGATCATGAAATCATAGAATCAAATACAGCCATTCTAATTAATGCCTATGGCAGTGAGACTTCCGAATCCTTTATAATTAGAGGTTCAGAAACACCAAAAGCCATTCCTTCATGGGTTTGGGCGTGTATCATTGTATTTGTCAGTTTTGCTGTATTTTACTTTATAACACACTGGAATATGAACACTTATAAATCATTTTTTTAA